GGCATCACTCAACAGTTTGTAGCCCTCTTTGCCGCCGAGCTGATAAGCCATTTCGCCCCAGAGAGTCCGCAGGCTCAGGCCATCCACCCTATGGCCGTTAGGGTCAAGCTGAGTCCCGACCAGCACGGCGACTTTGGCGCGGGGGACATCCTGCAATTCGGCAGCCTTGAGAATGGCGGCGCGGTCGGCGTCCTCGATGTCGGCGTGGTGCTTGACCAGGTGGTACAGGGCAATCAGGGCGTGCGTCTTACCGCCCCCGAATGGCGTGCGGAGCTGCACCACCGACTCCCCGCCTGTCCCGGCCAGCCGCTTGAGGGTATCGGCCAGTACAGCGGTCAGTTCCTTGGTCAGATAGGTCTTCCTGAAGAACAGGTCGGCACGGCGGTATTCCAGGGGCGCACTGCCATCGTCACGCACCACATCGTCCAGCTTGGCGGCAAATGTGTTCTCGTCGAACTGGCCTTTGCGGATGTCCTCGTGGGGCTGGGCGTTCTTCCACCAGGGCTGAAGTGCGGGGTCATTCACGACATTGGCTTTCTGCTTCTCGGATTTGGTGCCCGTCAGGATGTCGTCGCGCAGCGCCTTGACCTCGGCGGCCTTCTTGTCCTCGTTCATCAACACCAGCAGCCGCGCCATGTTGTCCAGTGCGCGGTATGCGTCGTCATCTTCCACCAGTTTCTGGTGGGCGTAGTCGTGCCGGACATCCGCGATTTCCTGTGCCCAGGTCACGGCTTTGCTGTGCTGGTTACCGAAGAGAGGCTTGAAAATGTCCTTCTGACGCAGAATCACATCCCCAAAGTGGGTCACATCAATCAGGTCTTCGGGCGCTTTAAGCTTTCCCGCCTGCGACAGCGACTCGATGGTGCTTTTGACGTTGCTCTGCTTGGCCGGGGTCAGCGACTCCATAAACGCTTCGAACCACGCCTGACCGCTGCCGTACTGTACCTTCAGCTTGCGCGGCACATAATCCCGCACAGCGTCGGCGTAACTGAATATGGCTTTGCCGAATGCTTCCTGTACTGCGCTCATGCCTGTCCTCCAAAGAGCGTCTCAAGGGGGTTGCCACTGGGCTTGGGCAGCCCTTCGCGGATGGTCAGCAGCTCGTGCAGCGCTCGCCCGTCGTCCACGCCGTCTTGCACTTCGGCCAGCGCCTGCATGGTCTGCCAGAACGCTTCCTCCGGCAAGTACCCCACCGCACTCAGGTAATCCGCCACCGCCTGCCGACTCCCACCACCCAGCAACGTCACGGCCTTGTGCATCGCATCCACCATTGGCACCTTCTCGCCCGATTTGCTGAGGCCCAGCGCTTTGTCCTTGCTGCGGGCCTTGAGACCCTGCACGGTGGCTTTCTCGCCCTTGACCACTACCAGACCGCTGTCCTGAATATCCGTAAGCTCGCGACCCACCGACTGAGCCAGCTTGCGGGCCTCATCAGACGGCAACTCCGGGCCGTACCCCCATAACGACAGCAGAGCAAACTGCGTGGGTGCATCCACCGCCCCCATGCTCTTTGCGCCCAGCACCTGCCCCAGCGCGAACTCCATGACAATCTTGCGAACCTCATCGAGGAACTCGCCCACCGACACCACTTCACCCGACACGCGCCGCACCTCATCGTGCCGGCTATACGCCTCCAGCCCCGGCCCAATGGCCGACATGAAGAAATCCGCCCCGCGAATCCCAGACGCCCAGAACTCTGCCAACTGAGGCTGAATCGCCGCAATCATGTCCCGACGAACATCGTTGAAGTAGCCAACCCCGCCCGCCGTGCGCTTGGTGCAGTTAAGGAAAGTGGACGAGGCAAGCGCGGCTGCATTGTGAGAGACTGTTCTTCCTTGCATTTCCGTCTTTAACGGCCAACTTGCCTGAACTAAGAATCCCGCCTTAATAAGTGCAGCTATTAAAGTTTCCCAAGCTTCTGTAGATTTATGAGCAAAAACAATCGTAGCCTCTCCGCTCTCTTTAAGCACTCTGTGCATCTCAGAGAAGGAATTGGACATTAATCTCTCGTAATAAAGCTTCGCCGCCTCTCTATCGCCATTATGCCGAGAAGGATTCTGAACGATTTCTCCCGATTTTGGAGTTAGGGGAGTTCTAAAGTGTAGCGCAAGCGATGCGGGTACATTGATTTTGAGCCAGACATAGAAATAGTCAGAAAGTCCAGAATAAGGCACTGCATCATAATATGGCGGGTCGGTAATAATAGCGTCTATGCTCGAATCTTCCAAAGGAATTTTTTCTGCTGAACCCCTTAGTATGGTTGCGTAGTGTGAAGAGCTTCTAGCTGCGAAGTCATTGGCCTTACTAACCCAGCCGACTGCACTCTGCCAGTCACCAGTAGCATTTCCAATTGGATTTGCTTCTACGTAATCCCAGAGCATAGATATTGACTGCCGCGCAAAAACTCCCTGTATCTTCTCTCTACCATTCTCCCAGCGACTAAAGCTTGAGTTTGAGTTTGCAAGTCTATCGAAAGATACAGCCAACTCAGTCTTGACTGCATCCTCGTAACCCGTATCTTCTGAGTCTAATTTTACAGAAGAAATTAGTTTAGAAAAAATAGACAGCGAAACCTTCTGTCTTTCTGTAAAGAATTGACTCCATTTCTTAAATCCATATCCTCTGACTCTAACTGCGCTGTTTCTCCAAATTTTCTCATCGGGGATGTCTTCTTTTGGGTATCTCGCTTCATTCAATCTCTCAAGTGTATTAAATTTATCCTTCGCTGTTTGCAGTGCGGCAAAATCCAATTCATTTGGAAGACGATATCCACGCCCATCTTCAGTAAAAGATTGAGTCACTACGCATAGCAGCCTGTCACCAAACCCCCTGTCTTGCGCTTGATTTTGAATATCTGATTTTGTGGTTGAAGCTGTACAGATGGGGCAAATTACCGTAGCATCAGTAACGCTACCTTCTTCAGGCCACTTCGCGCCTTTTTCGGGTGTTACTAAGGAAAAAGTCAATTCATTATCGTTTATCATTGGCTGAAGAGCGTATTTCTGCCTTGAAGTGTTTGATATCCAGTAAGTCTTCAGCATTGGCACTTCAGCCCGACACCCTGGGTTGGAGCATGTGACCGTCCTTGCCCACAAATAAGCCAACGGGATTCGTCCATCCGGCTCAGATGGATAAATGTCTTGTAATTCTTCTCTAGCTTTTTCCAGCACCCATTCGCCCCAGTAGCGGACATCGGTGGCGAG
The Deinococcus fonticola genome window above contains:
- a CDS encoding DUF1156 domain-containing protein; the protein is MAYKRLIEHRLPLNEVSTESAREKSIRHGHISTLHIWWARRPLAASRAAVFATLVPDTDENYELVKKIVPWEAVKDGNSPDILEARRRVLEANGGIPPKVLDPFGGGGAIPLEALRLGCEVYSLDLNPVAHIIQKATLEFPQKYGQPNSRPVPEYIREKDQQAVASATARASKANKGKASKQVSMFGDDSDGEWAKAYRQNPLATDVRYWGEWVLEKAREELQDIYPSEPDGRIPLAYLWARTVTCSNPGCRAEVPMLKTYWISNTSRQKYALQPMINDNELTFSLVTPEKGAKWPEEGSVTDATVICPICTASTTKSDIQNQAQDRGFGDRLLCVVTQSFTEDGRGYRLPNELDFAALQTAKDKFNTLERLNEARYPKEDIPDEKIWRNSAVRVRGYGFKKWSQFFTERQKVSLSIFSKLISSVKLDSEDTGYEDAVKTELAVSFDRLANSNSSFSRWENGREKIQGVFARQSISMLWDYVEANPIGNATGDWQSAVGWVSKANDFAARSSSHYATILRGSAEKIPLEDSSIDAIITDPPYYDAVPYSGLSDYFYVWLKINVPASLALHFRTPLTPKSGEIVQNPSRHNGDREAAKLYYERLMSNSFSEMHRVLKESGEATIVFAHKSTEAWETLIAALIKAGFLVQASWPLKTEMQGRTVSHNAAALASSTFLNCTKRTAGGVGYFNDVRRDMIAAIQPQLAEFWASGIRGADFFMSAIGPGLEAYSRHDEVRRVSGEVVSVGEFLDEVRKIVMEFALGQVLGAKSMGAVDAPTQFALLSLWGYGPELPSDEARKLAQSVGRELTDIQDSGLVVVKGEKATVQGLKARSKDKALGLSKSGEKVPMVDAMHKAVTLLGGGSRQAVADYLSAVGYLPEEAFWQTMQALAEVQDGVDDGRALHELLTIREGLPKPSGNPLETLFGGQA